The Desulfovibrio sp. JC010 sequence TGATTAACATCTAAATGTTTAACAATATGGGCAAGCTCATGCAGCAAAGTAAACCAAAAATAATCAATTCTATCCTGTCGCAAAGTCATACCCACAACTGGTGTGCCATCATCAAGCAGCATGGCAACACCATCAAGATACGTTCCCTTAATTGCTGGTTCAACAATAAGAATAATCCCATAACGTTCTAAGTATTCTTTCGCTAAAACAGGACCGTCAGCATAACAGCTCAGGTGTGCAAGACGAGACATATTCTCTTCAGTAAAAGACCCCGGAAGATATTTCACATCAAGATCTTTTTTACGTGCCTGATTCCTAACAATTAACTCCCAAGCAAAAGTTGCATACCAGTCCCCGTCTTTTCCATTCCACGAACTCTGACGACGGCAGGAATGTACCAACGGAGGGGAGCCAGCTGCTGCAATGAATTCGCGCATATTCTCTTCAGCTTTTTCCGCTAGCTGCTTCAAGGAAAAATAGCCCCGTTTAGCCAATTCTCTTAAAGGAAAGAGCGCCCAATCCAAAGAAGAGTAGCTTTTAGGAAACTCAGCACGGGGTTCTTGAAGTAAAACTTCAGGAGAAATTCCTAAACCTTTATTAAGTTTTCTCATCATATCCAAGGTTAAGGATCTCTTTTCATTTAATACTTCTGAAACTTTACTTTTGCTTCCTAAGTATTGAATAAGGTCTTTTTGCTTAAAGCCCAACTGCTCCATGCGAAACTTAATCGCAGCAACAGGAGTCGGAAAATCGATTGGAAACTGTTCTTCTTCATACTTTTCAACAAGGTGTGCAAGAAGCTCAAGCTGATCCAAAACTTCAGGAGAATCACCAGCTACCATGAGCCTTTCGATCTGCTCAAGGGCCTCCCTGTGATCTTGTTCTGTCTTAATTAACTTCATCATATTACACCTTCTCTGCATCCACTTTGTCATACTCAGCGTGAGTGCCTACAAAACGGATAAAAACAATTTTACTTGCGAAATGAACAGCCGTTATTATCCTATACTTGTTACCTTTTATGTTGAAGAC is a genomic window containing:
- a CDS encoding ImmA/IrrE family metallo-endopeptidase, which gives rise to MMKLIKTEQDHREALEQIERLMVAGDSPEVLDQLELLAHLVEKYEEEQFPIDFPTPVAAIKFRMEQLGFKQKDLIQYLGSKSKVSEVLNEKRSLTLDMMRKLNKGLGISPEVLLQEPRAEFPKSYSSLDWALFPLRELAKRGYFSLKQLAEKAEENMREFIAAAGSPPLVHSCRRQSSWNGKDGDWYATFAWELIVRNQARKKDLDVKYLPGSFTEENMSRLAHLSCYADGPVLAKEYLERYGIILIVEPAIKGTYLDGVAMLLDDGTPVVGMTLRQDRIDYFWFTLLHELAHIVKHLDVNQPCIIDFKDSSSTSLSTIEAEADMIASRVLIPEVEWSTSDAKRCGSKAGAIALARKLEIHEAIVAGRIRKERNNYRILHQLVGNKQVRKIFWE